Proteins encoded within one genomic window of Saccharopolyspora pogona:
- a CDS encoding TM0106 family RecB-like putative nuclease, whose amino-acid sequence MKDKVLLDAGVVTRCRRRVHLENDPAQDEPPAQLDLGIEQRIADAAEHRRYVAKLLHNTLGEDWAEIPRGVAASREELTLAAMRAGTPYISSAQLPADVPGGRRGSVDLLVRCGDGYVPVLVVRHKITDPGNGARARVSPIDRPVPEAAWNDPARKVRAQPRDQLRLAHAVRLLQACGMGAATHVGGVIGVEADAVLWHDLDVPNWPGGRTALAEYEARFADRLAVATAAAEGAEPLALPSRITECKGCPWWPSCESQLRENRDVSLVVRGEDVVALRGVGVSTVDELAATPLAEAESLPLTGVRNTDAILLAKAWLQNLPLVRRVRDLAVPRADVEVDVDMESYADAGAYLWGCWLSGADIDEEPGYRAFVSWEPLPSDDEALSFAEFWTWFGSVRRRAYERGLSFRAYCYNELAENRWMLASAERFAGKPGVPSVAEVREFINSAEWVDLFASVREQFLCPNGKGLKVIAPSAGFGWRDAEASGENSMRWYRDAVGLGGGEPELSQRDRILRYNEDDVRATWTIRGWMTSGAANEIPYAADL is encoded by the coding sequence GTGAAGGACAAGGTGCTGCTCGACGCGGGCGTCGTAACACGGTGCCGTCGACGCGTGCACCTGGAGAACGATCCCGCGCAGGACGAACCGCCCGCGCAGTTGGATCTGGGCATCGAGCAGCGCATCGCCGACGCCGCGGAACACCGTCGGTACGTCGCGAAACTGCTGCACAACACGCTCGGCGAGGACTGGGCGGAGATCCCGCGCGGCGTTGCGGCCAGCCGCGAGGAGTTGACGCTCGCCGCGATGCGCGCGGGCACGCCCTATATCTCCTCCGCGCAGCTGCCCGCCGACGTGCCTGGCGGTCGCCGGGGTTCGGTCGACCTGCTGGTGCGCTGCGGCGACGGTTACGTACCGGTGCTGGTGGTGCGGCACAAGATCACCGATCCGGGGAATGGCGCCCGCGCCCGGGTATCGCCGATCGATCGGCCGGTGCCGGAGGCTGCCTGGAACGACCCGGCCCGCAAGGTTCGTGCGCAGCCGCGCGACCAGCTGCGCCTGGCGCACGCCGTGCGGCTGTTGCAGGCGTGCGGGATGGGCGCGGCGACGCACGTCGGTGGCGTGATCGGCGTCGAGGCCGACGCGGTGCTGTGGCACGACCTGGACGTGCCGAACTGGCCCGGCGGCCGGACCGCGCTTGCCGAGTACGAGGCGCGCTTCGCCGACCGGTTGGCGGTGGCCACGGCGGCCGCAGAAGGGGCCGAGCCGCTCGCGCTGCCGTCCCGGATCACCGAGTGCAAGGGCTGCCCGTGGTGGCCGTCCTGCGAATCGCAGCTGCGCGAGAACCGCGACGTCAGCCTGGTGGTGCGCGGCGAGGATGTGGTCGCGCTGCGCGGCGTCGGGGTGTCCACAGTGGATGAGTTGGCCGCGACGCCGCTGGCGGAGGCGGAATCGCTGCCGCTGACCGGGGTCCGCAACACCGACGCGATCCTGCTCGCCAAGGCCTGGCTGCAGAACCTGCCGTTGGTGCGGCGGGTTCGCGATCTGGCGGTGCCGCGCGCGGACGTGGAAGTCGACGTGGACATGGAGAGCTACGCCGACGCCGGGGCCTACCTGTGGGGCTGCTGGCTGTCCGGAGCGGACATCGACGAGGAGCCCGGCTACCGGGCGTTCGTCAGCTGGGAGCCGCTGCCGTCCGACGACGAGGCGCTGTCCTTCGCGGAGTTCTGGACGTGGTTCGGCTCGGTGCGCCGCCGCGCGTACGAGCGGGGCCTGAGCTTCCGCGCCTACTGCTACAACGAGCTCGCGGAAAACCGCTGGATGCTCGCCTCGGCCGAGCGGTTCGCCGGGAAGCCGGGGGTGCCGTCGGTGGCGGAGGTTCGCGAGTTCATCAACTCGGCCGAGTGGGTCGACCTGTTCGCCTCGGTGCGGGAGCAGTTCCTGTGCCCGAACGGCAAGGGCCTGAAGGTGATCGCGCCGAGCGCCGGGTTCGGCTGGCGGGACGCCGAGGCCAGCGGCGAGAACTCGATGCGCTGGTACCGCGACGCGGTGGGCCTGGGCGGCGGCGAGCCGGAGCTGTCCCAGCGGGACCGGATCCTCCGCTACAACGAGGACGACGTCCGAGCGACCTGGACGATCCGCGGCTGGATGACCTCCGGAGCGGCCAACGAGATCCCCTACGCGGCCGACCTCTGA
- a CDS encoding DUF6474 family protein → MELLDREVSAAVRKRTPGRTIRKKGTTGSHKAVKKAKKADKKAAKAIKKGEHGRITPGNAKKIIGVAKVVGPVIAPFALHAVSVARERYERMRARRLGVPVDELGSFTGRGAALHARIAGDAGALGELREQSASTEEAVVAERYAERTAKRLEQLTSAVRAAERMPAQRRRSAHRAVDAELGQIEDDLLTRFGVARSRR, encoded by the coding sequence GTGGAACTGCTGGACAGGGAGGTGTCGGCCGCGGTGAGGAAACGCACTCCCGGGCGCACGATCCGGAAGAAGGGCACGACCGGCTCCCACAAGGCGGTCAAGAAGGCGAAGAAGGCGGACAAGAAGGCCGCCAAAGCCATCAAGAAGGGCGAGCACGGGCGCATCACCCCAGGCAACGCCAAGAAGATCATCGGAGTGGCCAAGGTGGTCGGCCCGGTGATCGCGCCGTTCGCGCTCCACGCGGTGTCGGTGGCACGCGAACGCTACGAGCGGATGCGAGCCCGTCGGCTCGGGGTGCCGGTGGACGAGCTGGGCAGCTTCACCGGCCGGGGCGCGGCGCTGCACGCGCGGATCGCCGGCGACGCCGGTGCGCTGGGCGAGCTGCGCGAGCAGTCGGCGAGCACCGAGGAGGCGGTCGTCGCGGAGCGGTACGCGGAGCGGACGGCGAAGCGGCTGGAGCAGCTGACCAGCGCGGTGCGGGCCGCGGAGCGGATGCCCGCGCAGCGGCGGAGGTCGGCGCACCGCGCCGTCGACGCGGAGCTGGGGCAGATCGAGGACGACCTGCTCACCCGCTTCGGCGTCGCCCGATCCAGGCGCTAG
- a CDS encoding glycine betaine ABC transporter substrate-binding protein, which yields MNRETSRRGALKLASLAATSVLLAGCGLSSGGSVPLAVAPGAIQPVPELQGVTIIVGSKDFTEQLVLGYIAEFALTAAGADVRDLTSIVGSASARKALESDQIDILWDYTGSSWISYNGNTDPIPDARAQYEAVKKLDLERNGVAWTAITYNVDNTYAFAVNQDAARRLGVEKLSDIPKIIAEKPDEASFCVDTEFASRNDGMPGVEKEYGFTADRSKMKVLTEGSIYQATQNGTCTFGEVFTTDGRIRALNLKVLADDRQFFPRYNVGITTRDELLKRYPQITSVFEPVSAKLTNAELLKMNAQVDVDGRDPADVAREWMVQQGLVKLPGGQATGR from the coding sequence ATGAACCGCGAGACGTCGCGCCGAGGCGCGCTCAAGCTGGCCTCGCTGGCGGCCACCAGCGTGCTGCTGGCCGGTTGCGGCCTGAGCTCCGGCGGCTCGGTGCCGCTGGCGGTAGCGCCCGGCGCCATCCAGCCGGTCCCCGAGCTGCAGGGCGTCACGATCATCGTCGGGTCCAAGGACTTCACCGAGCAGCTGGTGCTCGGCTACATCGCCGAGTTCGCGCTGACCGCGGCCGGCGCCGACGTCCGGGACCTGACCAGCATCGTCGGTTCGGCCAGCGCCCGGAAGGCGTTGGAGAGCGACCAGATCGACATCCTGTGGGACTACACCGGGTCGTCCTGGATCAGCTACAACGGCAACACCGACCCGATCCCGGACGCCCGTGCCCAGTACGAGGCGGTCAAGAAGCTGGACCTGGAGCGCAACGGCGTCGCCTGGACCGCGATCACCTACAACGTGGACAACACGTACGCGTTCGCGGTCAACCAGGACGCGGCGCGGCGGTTGGGCGTAGAGAAGCTCTCCGACATCCCGAAGATCATCGCCGAGAAGCCGGACGAGGCCTCGTTCTGCGTGGACACCGAGTTCGCCAGCCGCAACGACGGCATGCCTGGGGTGGAGAAGGAGTACGGCTTCACCGCGGACCGGTCGAAAATGAAGGTGCTGACCGAGGGCAGCATCTACCAGGCCACCCAGAACGGGACCTGCACCTTCGGTGAGGTGTTCACCACCGACGGGCGGATCCGGGCGCTGAACCTGAAGGTGCTGGCGGACGACCGCCAGTTCTTCCCGCGGTACAACGTCGGCATCACCACCCGCGATGAGCTCCTCAAGCGGTACCCACAGATCACGAGCGTCTTCGAGCCGGTTTCGGCGAAGTTGACGAACGCGGAGCTACTGAAGATGAACGCCCAGGTGGACGTCGACGGCCGGGACCCGGCGGACGTCGCCCGCGAGTGGATGGTCCAGCAGGGCCTGGTGAAGCTCCCAGGCGGCCAAGCCACCGGCCGTTAG
- a CDS encoding ABC transporter permease yields MSSQFASDSGARRAERLRLMAQPVAVVALVAGVLGWAFTQDNDEVTARSINSTTILSLTWTHFLLSLAVAVIVILVAVPLGVVLSRGWARTAVPLVIGLANIGQAAPSVGLLVLFFLVTGGSTGFWIAVLPIACYALLPVLRNTIVGLQQVDPSLIDAGRGIGMSATGVLARIELPLAVPYILAGLRTSLVLAVGTATLALFVGAGGLGEMINTGYKLNDWTVMVVGAVLAMSLALLVDWLGALAETYLSPRGLR; encoded by the coding sequence ATGAGCAGCCAGTTCGCTTCGGACTCCGGGGCCCGCAGGGCGGAGCGGCTGCGGCTGATGGCGCAGCCGGTCGCGGTCGTGGCGCTGGTCGCAGGGGTGCTGGGCTGGGCGTTCACCCAGGACAACGACGAGGTGACCGCGCGCAGCATCAACTCGACCACGATCCTGAGCCTGACCTGGACGCACTTCCTGCTCAGCCTCGCGGTCGCGGTGATCGTGATCCTGGTGGCGGTGCCGCTGGGCGTGGTGCTCAGCCGCGGCTGGGCGCGCACGGCGGTGCCGCTGGTCATCGGCCTCGCCAACATCGGCCAGGCCGCGCCCTCGGTGGGTCTGTTGGTGCTGTTCTTCCTGGTCACCGGCGGCTCGACCGGGTTCTGGATCGCGGTGCTGCCGATCGCCTGCTATGCGCTGCTGCCGGTGCTGCGCAACACCATCGTCGGGTTGCAGCAGGTCGATCCTTCGCTGATCGACGCTGGCCGCGGGATCGGCATGTCGGCGACGGGCGTGCTGGCGCGCATCGAGCTGCCGCTGGCGGTGCCCTACATCCTGGCCGGGCTGCGCACCTCGCTGGTGCTGGCCGTCGGCACCGCCACGCTGGCGCTGTTCGTCGGCGCGGGCGGGCTCGGCGAGATGATCAACACCGGCTACAAGCTGAACGACTGGACCGTCATGGTCGTCGGTGCGGTGCTGGCGATGTCGCTGGCGCTGCTGGTGGACTGGCTGGGCGCGCTGGCCGAGACGTATCTGTCGCCGAGGGGGTTGCGATGA
- a CDS encoding ABC transporter ATP-binding protein: protein MADDNYTPASGHGVEICLEEVSKRYPGQKLSAVESVTMTIPAGETVVLVGPSGSGKTTTMRMINRLIEPTSGKITIGGQDVLGLDPDKLRREIGYSIQQAGLFPHLTVGENVGMVPGLVGWDKKRIRERVDEMLDLVNLDPAEYRDRYPRQLSGGQQQRVGVARALAANPPVLLMDEPFGAVDPITRGVLQDELMRLQADLGKTIVFVTHDFDEAVKLGDRIAVLGERSKILQYDTPEAILANPADDTVAGFVGAGAALKQLTLRRVREIEMGQVPTATIDESPAVLKERLGTRRGAIGLVLDRRNRPLRWATAREAGAVSALDRAGRPVEDSVSLASTLQDALEAILTDDDGVAAVTGSRGEYVGVVDIDTVMNTIKALREEHADDEPTGARS, encoded by the coding sequence GTGGCTGACGACAACTACACCCCGGCCAGCGGGCACGGCGTCGAGATCTGCCTGGAGGAGGTCTCAAAGCGCTACCCCGGGCAGAAGCTGTCCGCGGTGGAGTCGGTGACCATGACCATCCCGGCCGGTGAGACGGTGGTGCTGGTCGGCCCGTCCGGCAGCGGCAAGACCACCACCATGCGGATGATCAACCGGTTGATCGAACCCACGTCCGGAAAGATCACCATCGGCGGCCAGGACGTGCTCGGCCTCGACCCGGACAAGCTGCGCCGCGAGATCGGCTACTCGATCCAGCAGGCCGGCCTGTTCCCGCACCTGACCGTCGGCGAGAACGTCGGCATGGTGCCCGGCCTGGTCGGCTGGGACAAGAAGCGGATCCGCGAGCGCGTCGACGAGATGCTCGACCTGGTCAACCTGGACCCCGCCGAGTACCGCGACCGCTACCCGCGGCAGCTCTCGGGCGGCCAGCAGCAGCGCGTCGGCGTGGCGCGGGCGCTGGCGGCCAACCCGCCGGTGCTGCTGATGGACGAGCCCTTCGGCGCCGTGGACCCGATCACCCGAGGTGTGCTGCAGGACGAACTGATGCGCCTGCAGGCAGACCTAGGCAAGACGATCGTGTTCGTGACGCACGACTTCGACGAGGCGGTCAAGCTCGGCGACCGCATCGCGGTGCTGGGTGAGCGATCCAAGATCCTGCAGTACGACACGCCGGAGGCCATCCTGGCCAACCCGGCCGACGACACCGTGGCCGGCTTCGTCGGCGCCGGTGCCGCGCTCAAGCAGCTCACCCTGCGGCGCGTCCGCGAGATCGAGATGGGCCAGGTTCCCACCGCCACCATCGACGAGTCGCCGGCGGTGCTGAAGGAGCGGTTGGGTACCCGCCGCGGCGCGATCGGCCTGGTGCTCGACAGGCGCAACCGCCCGCTGCGCTGGGCGACCGCCCGCGAGGCCGGCGCGGTGTCCGCTCTGGACCGGGCCGGGCGGCCGGTGGAAGACAGCGTGTCGCTGGCCTCGACGCTGCAGGACGCGCTGGAAGCGATCCTCACCGACGACGACGGCGTCGCTGCGGTCACCGGGTCCCGCGGCGAGTACGTCGGCGTGGTCGACATCGACACGGTGATGAACACGATCAAGGCGCTGCGCGAGGAGCACGCCGACGACGAACCGACTGGGGCTCGGTCATGA
- a CDS encoding ABC transporter permease, whose product MNLLDYVASRWQSLLVDSYQHASMVVQCIVLATIVGVLVGVAVYRSPAGAAIATAVSSAILTIPSFALFGLLIPVLGLGVAPSVVTLVLYALLPIIRNTIVGLSTVDQPILDAARGIGMSRFGVLTRVELRLAWPAILAGMRVSTQMLMGIAAIAAYAKGPGLGNLIFSGLNQLGGANALNMAIAGTVGVIILALLLDVIFVLIGRLTTSRGIRG is encoded by the coding sequence GTGAACCTCCTGGACTACGTCGCATCCAGGTGGCAATCGCTGCTGGTGGACTCCTACCAGCACGCCAGCATGGTGGTGCAGTGCATCGTGCTGGCGACGATCGTCGGCGTCCTGGTCGGGGTTGCGGTCTACCGCAGCCCCGCCGGGGCGGCGATCGCCACCGCTGTGTCCAGCGCGATCCTGACCATTCCGTCGTTCGCCCTGTTCGGCCTGCTCATCCCCGTGCTGGGGCTGGGCGTGGCGCCGTCGGTGGTGACCCTGGTGCTCTACGCGCTGCTGCCGATCATCCGCAACACCATCGTCGGATTGTCTACAGTCGACCAGCCGATCTTGGATGCCGCGCGCGGCATCGGCATGAGCCGCTTCGGCGTGCTGACGCGCGTCGAACTGCGGCTGGCCTGGCCCGCGATCCTCGCGGGCATGCGGGTGAGCACCCAGATGCTGATGGGCATCGCCGCCATCGCCGCCTACGCCAAGGGCCCCGGTCTGGGCAACCTGATCTTCAGCGGGCTGAACCAGCTGGGCGGCGCGAACGCGCTGAACATGGCCATCGCCGGCACCGTCGGGGTGATCATCCTCGCGCTGCTGCTGGACGTCATCTTCGTGCTGATCGGGCGGTTGACGACTTCGAGAGGTATTCGTGGCTGA
- a CDS encoding BCCT family transporter, producing MNGTPEFLGKPRTDWVVFGVTAAIMFAVVFWGALGTDTLSAASSAALTWLLTNTGWGFVLAATGFVIFALFLAFSKYGRIPLGKDGEQPEFRTVSWIAMMFSAGMGIGLMFFGVSEPLGHFVSPPPGTVPGESEEAIKTAMATSLFHWTLHPWAIYAVAGLAIAYSAFRRGRRQTISGVFTPLIGKKNAEGWVGKLIDILALFATLFGSAASLGVGTLQIRSGLEAAEWLPKDSASGAVMVGIIAILTLCFILSAVSGVEKGIQWLSNINMVLAALLALFVFILGPTVFILDLLPTSVGSYISEFGEMASRAGATGGDEMQSWLASWTVFYWAWWISWTPFVGMFIARISRGRTIRQFVAGVLLVPSGVSLIWFAIFGGASINAQKSGANVYGEGSAEAQTFDVLGTMPWATVTSVLVMILVAIFFVSGADAASIVMGTLSQRGAIEPSKWVVIFWGAATGAVAAIMLVIGTAGGDEEKALDGIQNLTFIGALPFAIVMVFMCLALLKDLRSDDMTLRDAKGAEVLEQAVILGTEEHDGEFQLVTTPAEADEATAAVPAGGKE from the coding sequence TTGAACGGAACCCCCGAGTTCCTTGGGAAGCCGAGAACGGACTGGGTCGTCTTCGGCGTCACCGCGGCCATCATGTTCGCCGTGGTCTTCTGGGGAGCACTGGGGACTGACACGTTGAGCGCTGCCTCGTCGGCCGCGCTGACCTGGTTGCTCACCAACACGGGCTGGGGCTTTGTGCTGGCGGCCACCGGGTTCGTCATCTTCGCCCTGTTCCTGGCCTTCAGCAAGTACGGTCGGATCCCGCTCGGGAAGGACGGCGAGCAGCCGGAGTTCCGGACGGTGTCCTGGATCGCCATGATGTTCAGCGCCGGTATGGGCATCGGTTTGATGTTCTTCGGCGTTAGCGAGCCGCTCGGCCACTTCGTCTCGCCGCCGCCGGGGACGGTGCCCGGCGAGAGCGAAGAGGCCATCAAGACGGCCATGGCGACCTCGCTGTTCCACTGGACGCTGCACCCGTGGGCGATCTACGCGGTGGCGGGTCTGGCGATCGCCTACAGCGCCTTCCGCCGCGGCCGCCGCCAGACGATCAGCGGCGTGTTCACCCCGCTGATCGGCAAGAAGAACGCGGAGGGGTGGGTCGGCAAGCTGATCGACATCCTCGCGCTGTTCGCGACGCTGTTCGGGTCCGCCGCCTCGCTGGGCGTCGGCACCCTGCAGATCCGCAGCGGCTTGGAGGCCGCCGAATGGCTCCCCAAGGACTCGGCCAGCGGCGCCGTGATGGTGGGGATCATCGCGATCCTGACGCTCTGCTTCATCCTGTCCGCGGTGTCAGGTGTCGAGAAGGGCATTCAGTGGCTGTCCAACATCAACATGGTGTTGGCGGCCCTGCTCGCGCTCTTCGTGTTCATCCTGGGCCCGACGGTGTTCATCCTCGACCTGCTGCCCACCTCGGTGGGGTCCTACATCAGCGAGTTCGGCGAGATGGCCTCGCGGGCCGGTGCCACCGGCGGCGACGAGATGCAGAGCTGGCTGGCGAGCTGGACCGTCTTCTACTGGGCGTGGTGGATCTCGTGGACGCCGTTCGTCGGCATGTTCATCGCGCGCATCAGCCGCGGCCGCACGATCCGGCAGTTCGTCGCCGGCGTGCTGCTGGTGCCGAGCGGGGTCAGCCTGATCTGGTTCGCGATCTTCGGCGGTGCCTCGATCAACGCCCAGAAGTCGGGCGCCAACGTCTACGGCGAAGGCTCCGCGGAGGCGCAGACCTTCGACGTGCTGGGGACCATGCCGTGGGCCACCGTCACCTCGGTGCTGGTGATGATCCTGGTGGCGATCTTCTTCGTCTCCGGGGCCGACGCCGCGTCGATCGTGATGGGCACCCTGTCCCAGCGGGGCGCCATCGAGCCAAGCAAGTGGGTGGTCATCTTCTGGGGTGCCGCGACCGGCGCCGTGGCCGCGATCATGCTGGTCATCGGCACCGCCGGCGGCGATGAGGAGAAGGCGCTGGACGGCATCCAGAACCTGACCTTCATCGGGGCGCTCCCGTTCGCCATCGTCATGGTGTTCATGTGCTTGGCCCTGCTCAAGGACCTGCGCAGCGACGACATGACGTTGCGCGACGCCAAGGGCGCCGAAGTGCTGGAGCAGGCCGTCATCTTGGGCACCGAGGAGCACGACGGCGAGTTCCAGCTGGTGACCACGCCGGCGGAGGCCGACGAGGCCACCGCGGCGGTGCCTGCGGGTGGAAAAGAGTAA
- a CDS encoding YcnI family copper-binding membrane protein, with translation MGAGTASAHVSAQPGEAAKGGYAKVAFRVPNERPNAGTVQVKVTLPEQYPLSSVRTKPMPGWNVQVERVQIAPVEVAGAQVTEAVRSITWTAQPGNRIGPNEFNEFEVSLGALPTNTDELVMPTTQTYDNGEVVNWDTPPPAEGAEEPEHPAPALKLVEEADGEHSHGGASHQEPAEETEAGSGDNAARWLGGAGLVVGALGLGVGAGALARTRNAGQAAAKQESGKDES, from the coding sequence ATGGGAGCGGGAACGGCGTCCGCGCACGTCTCCGCACAGCCGGGCGAGGCCGCCAAGGGCGGTTACGCCAAGGTCGCCTTCCGGGTGCCGAACGAGCGGCCGAACGCCGGGACCGTGCAGGTCAAGGTGACCCTTCCGGAGCAGTACCCGCTGAGCTCGGTGCGCACCAAGCCGATGCCGGGCTGGAACGTTCAGGTCGAACGGGTCCAGATCGCGCCGGTCGAGGTGGCTGGCGCGCAGGTCACCGAAGCTGTGCGCAGCATCACGTGGACCGCGCAGCCGGGCAACCGGATCGGGCCGAACGAGTTCAACGAGTTCGAGGTGTCCCTCGGCGCCCTTCCGACCAACACCGATGAACTCGTGATGCCCACCACGCAGACCTACGACAACGGCGAGGTCGTGAACTGGGACACCCCGCCGCCGGCCGAGGGCGCGGAGGAGCCCGAGCACCCCGCCCCGGCGCTGAAGCTGGTCGAGGAGGCCGACGGCGAGCACTCCCACGGCGGCGCCTCGCACCAGGAGCCCGCCGAGGAGACGGAGGCCGGTTCTGGTGACAACGCGGCCCGCTGGCTGGGCGGTGCCGGGCTCGTGGTCGGCGCGCTCGGCCTGGGCGTCGGGGCCGGTGCCCTGGCGCGCACCCGCAACGCCGGGCAGGCTGCGGCGAAGCAGGAATCCGGGAAGGACGAGTCGTGA
- a CDS encoding copper resistance CopC family protein, with product MKRLMAVAVLALAALFGGAGTALAHNALVSSDPPEAAQLATGPREVRLTFDQPVREGYNTVNVVGPDGTYWTDGQVRVEGTSVIAPVRELGPAGAYTVGYRVLSNDGHPVSGKVTFTLTTPGKGTPAPAPQNADQQAQSEESGGMPIWPWIAGAVVLVVLGLVLALRLGKPKA from the coding sequence GTGAAGCGGTTGATGGCCGTAGCGGTGCTGGCGCTGGCCGCCCTGTTCGGCGGCGCCGGTACGGCGCTGGCTCACAACGCGCTGGTCAGCAGCGACCCGCCGGAAGCCGCACAGCTGGCCACCGGGCCCCGTGAGGTCCGGTTGACCTTCGACCAGCCGGTGCGCGAGGGCTACAACACGGTCAACGTGGTCGGTCCGGACGGGACGTACTGGACCGACGGGCAGGTGCGGGTCGAGGGCACCTCGGTCATCGCGCCGGTCCGGGAGCTCGGCCCGGCGGGTGCCTACACGGTCGGCTACCGCGTGCTGTCCAACGACGGCCACCCGGTGTCGGGCAAGGTCACCTTCACGCTGACCACCCCGGGCAAGGGCACCCCGGCCCCGGCCCCGCAGAACGCGGACCAGCAGGCGCAGTCCGAGGAGTCGGGCGGCATGCCGATCTGGCCGTGGATCGCGGGAGCGGTGGTCCTGGTCGTCCTCGGCCTGGTCCTCGCCCTCCGCCTCGGCAAGCCCAAGGCCTGA
- a CDS encoding DUF397 domain-containing protein, protein MTLSQAPAGWRKSSWSSQETNCVEVGRVGGGAAVRDTKDRAAGHFTTTAAQWSAFVAAIKTGKFDA, encoded by the coding sequence ATGACGTTATCTCAGGCCCCCGCAGGTTGGCGGAAGTCGAGCTGGAGCAGTCAGGAAACCAACTGCGTCGAGGTCGGGCGCGTCGGTGGCGGTGCTGCGGTTCGCGACACCAAGGACCGCGCCGCCGGTCACTTCACCACGACCGCCGCCCAGTGGTCGGCCTTCGTCGCCGCCATCAAGACCGGCAAGTTCGACGCCTGA
- a CDS encoding DUF397 domain-containing protein, with protein sequence MRPNPVWKKSSRSGQANACVEVASNLPERTLVRDSKLGDSSPILSMSAAVFESFVNNVKTGKFDA encoded by the coding sequence GTGCGCCCGAACCCTGTATGGAAGAAGTCAAGCCGCTCGGGACAAGCGAACGCGTGCGTTGAAGTCGCCTCGAACTTACCGGAGCGCACACTCGTGCGTGACTCGAAGCTCGGAGACTCGTCGCCCATCCTGAGCATGTCTGCCGCCGTGTTCGAGAGCTTTGTCAACAACGTCAAGACCGGCAAGTTCGACGCCTGA
- a CDS encoding helix-turn-helix domain-containing protein — MAGTARQIHLGRQLRQLRTEAGLSLDEAAAHLERSRATVGHWERGHSRVSSKDLDALLKLYRTPENVAEQLQQLRRESGQRGWWQSYKLPSYLAPFVGFEAEASEIFHFELGVVPGLLQTEEYARAIHEVGRLALTDAELQHWVDVRLKRQERLSESSGLTLHVVIAEEALRRVIGSRVVMANQLERIDKLTRRPNVRLQVLPFGAGAHEGLHGPILVLRFPDPGHCDVAFSDTPLGGHVIDDIRDVAELARLFASLQARALPENKSVELLRSIAQEQASCAKE; from the coding sequence ATGGCAGGAACCGCACGGCAAATCCACCTGGGCCGGCAGCTCCGGCAGCTGCGGACCGAAGCGGGCTTGTCCTTGGACGAAGCAGCGGCGCACCTGGAGAGGTCGCGAGCAACGGTCGGGCATTGGGAGCGCGGGCACTCCAGGGTGTCTTCGAAGGATCTCGATGCGCTTCTCAAGCTCTACAGAACGCCGGAGAACGTGGCCGAACAGCTTCAGCAGCTACGGCGGGAGAGTGGTCAGCGCGGCTGGTGGCAGAGCTACAAGTTGCCGTCGTACCTCGCTCCGTTCGTCGGATTCGAGGCCGAGGCAAGCGAGATCTTCCACTTCGAGCTGGGCGTGGTTCCAGGACTGCTGCAAACCGAGGAGTACGCGCGTGCCATCCACGAAGTGGGACGCCTGGCGCTTACGGACGCCGAGCTTCAACACTGGGTCGATGTTCGCCTGAAACGGCAGGAGCGACTGAGCGAAAGTAGTGGCCTGACGCTTCACGTTGTGATTGCAGAGGAAGCACTGCGGCGTGTTATCGGCTCACGGGTCGTGATGGCCAATCAGTTGGAGCGCATTGACAAGCTCACTCGGCGTCCTAACGTTCGGCTCCAGGTGTTGCCGTTCGGCGCCGGCGCGCACGAGGGGCTTCACGGGCCGATTTTGGTGCTGCGGTTTCCGGATCCCGGCCACTGCGACGTTGCCTTCAGCGACACGCCGCTTGGCGGGCATGTCATCGACGATATTCGGGACGTGGCCGAGTTGGCGCGTCTGTTCGCATCGTTGCAGGCCAGAGCTCTTCCAGAGAACAAATCTGTCGAGCTGCTGCGTAGCATCGCTCAGGAACAAGCCTCATGCGCGAAGGAGTAA